The Gallaecimonas xiamenensis 3-C-1 genome includes a window with the following:
- a CDS encoding prephenate dehydratase domain-containing protein has product MDLNSLRQQIESLDKDLLGCLAKRRQLALAVAKDKAQRQGAVRDQGREASLLLSLMEKGKALGLDPAYLTRLYHIIIEDSVLLQQAWMQQGDSQGLLHIAHLGQPGTYSHLAAQGIASRHQSAFQGLSCESFADIVKAVEDGKAPLGLLPIENTSSGSINDVYDLLRHTHLHIVGETYLKVDHHLLVKPGLALEDIQSVYAHPQALTQCSQYLAKTPFKQEACASSAHAMAKVADLDAPVAAIGPESGGALYGLVAIDRHLANQEENHTRFILVSRDAQTVPAQLPAKTSLIMATHNTPGALVDALLVLRQQGINMTKLESRPMPGNPWEELFYVDLAVNDQSEAWQGAYQELAAITRFVKVLGCYPDQRVKPTTAPLPR; this is encoded by the coding sequence ATGGATCTCAATAGCTTGCGCCAGCAAATCGAATCACTGGACAAGGACCTGCTGGGTTGCCTGGCCAAACGCCGGCAACTGGCCCTGGCCGTGGCTAAAGACAAGGCCCAGCGCCAAGGGGCGGTGCGTGACCAGGGCCGTGAAGCCAGCCTGCTGCTTAGCCTGATGGAAAAGGGCAAGGCCCTGGGCCTGGACCCGGCCTACCTGACCCGCCTTTACCACATCATCATCGAAGACTCGGTGCTGTTGCAGCAGGCCTGGATGCAACAAGGGGATAGTCAGGGGCTCTTGCATATCGCCCACCTGGGCCAGCCCGGTACCTACTCGCACCTTGCCGCCCAGGGCATAGCCAGCCGCCACCAGAGCGCCTTCCAGGGCCTGTCCTGTGAAAGCTTTGCCGACATCGTCAAGGCGGTGGAAGACGGCAAGGCGCCCCTGGGGCTGCTGCCCATAGAGAACACCTCTTCCGGATCCATCAACGACGTCTACGATCTGCTGCGCCACACCCACCTGCATATCGTCGGCGAAACCTACCTCAAGGTGGACCACCACCTGCTGGTCAAACCCGGGCTGGCCCTTGAGGACATTCAAAGCGTCTACGCCCACCCCCAGGCCCTGACCCAATGCTCTCAGTACCTGGCCAAGACCCCGTTCAAGCAGGAAGCCTGCGCCTCGTCGGCCCATGCCATGGCCAAGGTAGCCGACCTGGACGCACCGGTGGCCGCCATTGGTCCGGAAAGCGGCGGCGCCCTTTACGGCCTGGTGGCCATAGACCGCCACCTGGCCAACCAGGAAGAGAACCATACCCGTTTTATCCTGGTCAGCCGTGACGCCCAGACGGTACCGGCCCAGCTGCCGGCCAAGACCAGTCTGATCATGGCCACCCACAATACCCCTGGGGCCCTGGTAGACGCTTTGCTGGTCTTACGCCAGCAAGGCATCAACATGACCAAGCTCGAGTCCAGACCCATGCCCGGCAACCCCTGGGAAGAACTCTTCTATGTGGATCTGGCGGTTAACGACCAGAGCGAGGCCTGGCAAGGGGCCTACCAGGAACTGGCGGCCATCACCCGTTTTGTCAAAGTGCTGGGCTGCTACCCGGACCAAAGAGTTAAACCCACCACAGCTCCCCTGCCCCGCTGA
- a CDS encoding DNA-binding domain-containing protein: MDFIAQQQAFMDHIRDPERHPEPPGMESRRLAIYRRLFFNNVEGFLASAFPVLKSLYDQPQWQALVRRFYADHDCKSPLFLEISQEFLDYLDSPAFRARPCDPLFIKELAHYEWLELAAGRAEEEGALLDALTGASPLRRSAASQLAAYHWPVHQIGPDFVPQSPGQALVFLLVYRDLDDTMGFSALNPALAQALEWIGQQPGLTPSALAQAMAAQFPAMTQEQLLAGLLAGLTPLAQRGVLRLAEN, from the coding sequence ATGGACTTTATCGCCCAGCAGCAAGCCTTCATGGACCATATCCGTGACCCGGAGCGCCACCCTGAGCCCCCCGGTATGGAAAGCCGCCGCCTGGCCATCTACCGCCGGTTATTTTTCAACAACGTCGAGGGCTTTTTGGCCTCGGCCTTTCCGGTACTCAAAAGCCTCTACGATCAGCCCCAGTGGCAGGCCCTGGTGCGGCGCTTTTACGCCGACCATGACTGCAAGAGCCCGCTGTTTTTGGAGATAAGCCAGGAGTTCTTGGACTACCTGGACAGCCCCGCCTTCAGGGCGCGCCCTTGTGACCCGCTCTTTATCAAAGAACTGGCCCATTACGAGTGGCTGGAGCTGGCAGCGGGCAGGGCGGAAGAGGAGGGGGCCTTGCTTGATGCCCTTACCGGCGCCAGCCCCCTGCGCCGCTCGGCGGCTTCGCAGTTGGCGGCCTACCATTGGCCCGTGCATCAAATTGGCCCCGACTTTGTGCCCCAAAGCCCAGGGCAAGCCCTGGTTTTCCTGCTGGTCTACAGGGACTTGGACGACACCATGGGCTTTAGTGCCCTAAACCCTGCCCTGGCCCAGGCCCTGGAGTGGATAGGACAGCAGCCGGGGCTGACTCCATCAGCCTTGGCCCAGGCCATGGCGGCGCAATTTCCCGCCATGACCCAGGAGCAGCTGCTGGCCGGACTGCTGGCAGGCCTAACTCCCCTGGCCCAGCGGGGCGTGCTGCGGCTGGCCGAAAATTGA
- the apt gene encoding adenine phosphoribosyltransferase codes for MTMKQESLALIKAAIKTIPDYPKPGILFRDVTSLMQDPRAFAESITLLAEHFESQGFTKVVGAEARGFIFGAPLALALGIGFVPVRKPGKLPRQTLSQTYELEYGQDTLEIHTDAIVPGDKVLLVDDLLATGGTIEATAKLVRELGGEAKHAAFIVSLPELGGIERLEKQDLEIFDLVQFDGH; via the coding sequence ATGACCATGAAACAAGAGAGCCTGGCGCTGATTAAAGCCGCCATCAAAACCATTCCTGATTACCCCAAGCCGGGGATCCTGTTCCGCGACGTGACCAGCCTGATGCAGGACCCTCGGGCCTTTGCGGAAAGCATCACCCTGCTGGCCGAGCATTTCGAAAGCCAGGGGTTCACCAAGGTGGTAGGGGCGGAAGCCCGTGGCTTTATCTTCGGCGCGCCCCTGGCCTTGGCCCTGGGTATCGGTTTTGTGCCGGTGCGTAAACCCGGCAAACTGCCGCGCCAGACCCTATCCCAGACCTATGAGCTGGAATACGGCCAGGACACCCTGGAGATCCACACCGACGCCATAGTGCCCGGTGACAAGGTACTGCTGGTGGACGACCTGCTGGCCACCGGCGGCACCATCGAAGCCACCGCCAAGCTGGTGCGTGAACTGGGTGGTGAAGCCAAGCATGCGGCCTTTATCGTGTCCCTGCCGGAGCTGGGCGGTATCGAGCGCCTGGAGAAGCAGGACCTGGAGATCTTCGACCTGGTTCAGTTCGACGGTCACTGA
- a CDS encoding DUF692 domain-containing protein, with translation MTFAVSGAGLGLRRDFLSELGPLLPAPVAFMEVAPENWLKLGGHLGKALRALTERHPFVCHGLSLSIGGPAPLDWDFIAAVKGFLDQHQIRVYSEHLSYCSGNAHLYDLMPIPFTDDAVKHVAQRVRQVQDFLERPLALENVSYYAAPGQQLSEIDFLTAVLEEADCQLLLDVNNIYVNATNHGYDAEAFLQALPSQRIAYGHIAGHDQEAPDLIVDTHGADVIDPVWALLQKAYGYHGVFPTLLERDFNLPPLAELVGEVAIIDKYQRQAARAVA, from the coding sequence ATGACTTTTGCCGTTAGCGGCGCCGGCCTTGGGCTAAGGCGCGACTTTCTCAGCGAGCTGGGGCCCCTGTTGCCGGCCCCGGTGGCCTTTATGGAAGTGGCCCCGGAGAACTGGCTGAAATTGGGTGGGCACCTGGGTAAGGCCTTGCGTGCCCTGACCGAGCGCCACCCCTTCGTCTGCCATGGCCTGTCGTTGTCCATCGGCGGCCCGGCCCCCTTGGACTGGGACTTTATCGCGGCCGTCAAAGGCTTCTTGGACCAGCACCAGATCCGGGTCTATTCCGAGCACCTGTCCTATTGCAGCGGCAATGCCCACCTCTATGATTTGATGCCCATCCCCTTTACCGACGATGCCGTCAAGCACGTGGCACAGCGGGTTCGCCAGGTTCAGGATTTTTTGGAGCGGCCTCTGGCCCTTGAAAATGTCTCCTACTACGCCGCCCCAGGCCAGCAGTTGTCGGAAATCGACTTTTTAACGGCGGTGCTGGAAGAGGCGGACTGCCAACTGCTGCTGGACGTCAACAACATCTACGTCAACGCCACCAACCACGGCTACGACGCCGAGGCCTTTTTACAGGCGCTGCCCAGCCAGCGCATTGCCTATGGCCATATCGCCGGCCACGACCAGGAAGCGCCGGACTTGATTGTCGATACCCACGGGGCCGACGTCATAGACCCGGTCTGGGCGCTGCTGCAAAAGGCCTATGGCTACCATGGGGTGTTCCCGACCCTGTTGGAAAGGGACTTCAACTTGCCGCCCCTGGCCGAGCTTGTGGGCGAGGTGGCCATCATCGACAAGTATCAGCGCCAAGCGGCCAGGGCGGTGGCCTGA
- a CDS encoding TraR/DksA family transcriptional regulator translates to MSDYRRRLSQEQQQLQQKIQVRLIEMGAPGLLLTALAEQGLDGIAGQLDQFPDRQLYGLCQRLTQVEAALCQLDLGLYGICCDCEAEIELDRLAADPAEQRCARCTGSRV, encoded by the coding sequence ATGTCAGACTATCGCCGCCGGCTCAGCCAAGAGCAGCAGCAATTGCAGCAGAAAATCCAGGTGCGCCTCATCGAGATGGGGGCCCCTGGCCTGCTGCTCACCGCCCTGGCCGAGCAGGGCCTGGACGGTATCGCCGGCCAGTTAGACCAATTCCCCGACCGCCAGCTCTATGGCCTTTGCCAACGCCTGACCCAGGTGGAGGCAGCCCTGTGCCAGCTGGATTTGGGCCTTTATGGCATTTGTTGTGACTGTGAAGCGGAGATCGAGCTGGACCGCCTGGCCGCCGATCCGGCAGAACAGCGCTGCGCCCGCTGCACCGGCAGCCGCGTTTAA
- a CDS encoding tRNA-dihydrouridine synthase: MRLLLAPMEGVVDHLMRDLLTAEGGFDLCVTEFLRVVEQLHPVRSFFKICPELAHGAKTPSGVPVRIQLLGQSPHWLAENAVRAVELGSPGVDLNFGCPAKTVNRNRGGSVLLKEPEALYAIISEVRKAVPAHQPVTAKIRLGYDDASLMLDNARAVAAAGANELVIHARTKRDGYRPPAYWDQIARIKEEVQLPIVANGEIWTPEDARRCQQQSHCVDLMLGRGALACPSLAHSIKTGAKRRPWQQVLALLKRYSLFEIQGDKGCYYPNRLKQWLQFLRLQYPEAQALFDQVKTLKHKEELLQCI; encoded by the coding sequence ATGCGTTTGTTGCTGGCCCCCATGGAAGGGGTTGTCGACCACCTGATGCGCGATCTTTTGACCGCCGAGGGCGGCTTTGATCTGTGCGTTACCGAGTTTTTGCGGGTGGTAGAGCAACTGCATCCGGTGCGCAGCTTCTTCAAGATCTGCCCGGAACTGGCCCATGGCGCCAAAACCCCCAGCGGCGTGCCGGTGCGGATCCAGCTGCTGGGCCAATCCCCCCATTGGCTGGCCGAAAATGCAGTACGTGCAGTGGAGCTGGGCTCCCCCGGGGTCGACCTGAATTTCGGTTGCCCGGCCAAGACGGTGAACCGCAACCGGGGTGGCTCGGTACTGCTAAAAGAACCTGAGGCCCTTTATGCCATCATCAGCGAAGTACGCAAAGCGGTGCCAGCCCACCAGCCGGTGACCGCCAAAATTCGCCTCGGCTACGACGACGCCAGCTTGATGCTGGATAACGCCAGGGCCGTGGCAGCGGCCGGGGCCAACGAGCTGGTCATCCATGCCCGCACCAAGCGCGACGGCTACCGCCCACCGGCCTACTGGGACCAGATAGCCAGGATCAAGGAAGAAGTACAGCTGCCCATCGTCGCCAACGGCGAGATCTGGACCCCGGAGGACGCCCGCCGCTGCCAGCAGCAATCCCACTGCGTAGACCTGATGCTGGGCCGGGGCGCCCTGGCCTGCCCAAGCCTTGCCCACAGCATCAAGACCGGCGCCAAGCGCCGCCCCTGGCAACAGGTCTTGGCCCTGCTCAAGCGCTACTCGCTGTTTGAGATCCAAGGGGATAAAGGCTGCTACTACCCCAACCGTCTCAAGCAATGGCTGCAGTTTTTGCGCCTGCAATACCCCGAAGCCCAAGCCTTGTTCGACCAGGTCAAGACCCTCAAGCACAAGGAAGAGTTGCTCCAGTGCATCTGA
- a CDS encoding YbaN family protein, which produces MALRYLFLLVGWLAIALGILGIALPVLPTTPFILLAAWCFAKGSPRCHQWLRSNRYFGQMVRDWEAQRGLRRRYRRRAVAMMLVTFSISLLLVPKIWLKIMLVTILVSVLIYLYRLPVIEDASEL; this is translated from the coding sequence ATGGCTCTTCGATATCTGTTCCTGCTGGTCGGCTGGCTGGCTATTGCCTTGGGTATCCTTGGCATTGCCCTGCCGGTATTGCCCACCACCCCCTTTATCCTGCTGGCGGCCTGGTGCTTTGCCAAAGGCTCGCCCCGCTGCCACCAATGGCTACGTTCCAACCGTTATTTTGGGCAGATGGTCCGTGACTGGGAAGCCCAGCGGGGCTTGCGCCGCCGTTACCGCCGCCGTGCCGTGGCCATGATGTTGGTGACCTTCAGCATTTCCCTGCTGCTGGTACCCAAGATCTGGTTGAAGATCATGCTGGTGACCATACTGGTATCGGTGTTGATCTACCTCTATCGCCTGCCGGTGATCGAGGACGCGTCCGAGCTTTAA